A genomic window from Micromonospora ferruginea includes:
- a CDS encoding GNAT family N-acetyltransferase, with the protein MTVTIAAMDDTHADAVLDIYRLGIAEGHATFETEPPDWGRFTAGRLPGHRWVALDPAGRVLGWVACSTVSDRCVYAGVVEHSVYVHPEARGRGVGGALLDALIDSTEAAGVWTVQSGVFPENTASLALHAARGFRVVGTRERIGRHHGVWRDVTLIERRSPRIR; encoded by the coding sequence ATGACCGTGACCATTGCCGCGATGGACGACACGCACGCCGACGCCGTGTTGGACATCTACCGCCTCGGGATCGCCGAGGGGCACGCCACCTTCGAGACCGAGCCGCCCGACTGGGGCCGGTTCACCGCCGGTCGGCTGCCCGGCCACCGGTGGGTGGCGCTCGACCCGGCGGGGCGGGTGCTCGGCTGGGTGGCCTGCTCGACGGTCTCCGATCGCTGCGTCTACGCCGGGGTGGTCGAGCACTCCGTCTACGTGCACCCCGAGGCGCGGGGGCGCGGCGTCGGCGGGGCGCTGCTGGACGCGTTGATCGACTCGACCGAGGCGGCCGGCGTCTGGACCGTCCAGTCCGGCGTGTTCCCGGAGAACACCGCCAGCCTGGCCCTGCACGCGGCGCGCGGGTTCCGGGTGGTCGGCACCCGGGAGCGGATCGGGCGCCACCACGGCGTCTGGCGGGACGTCACGCTGATCGAACGGCGCAGCCCCCGGATCCGCTGA
- a CDS encoding DUF4097 family beta strand repeat-containing protein, whose protein sequence is MPVFDTPGSIAVTMELGVASVRIAASDRADTVVEVRPSNADDESDVQAAAQVRVDYTDGTLQVTGPRRAFDFSKKSRSVDVTIELPSDSKLAAHLLMGDVSAAGRLGETRVKTTGNVRLEQTGPLRLHTGVGRVSIDGVTGDAEISTGSGAVQVGRVEGAVAVKNSNGDTTIDAATGDVRVRNANGGIEVTRAGAGVDAKTSNGGIRIAEVVRGSVVLGTAMGDLDVGVAQGTAAWLEVNTSFGQVHNQLESTARPGGAEQTVEVRGRTSYGDITIHRS, encoded by the coding sequence ATGCCTGTTTTCGACACACCCGGATCGATCGCCGTCACGATGGAGCTCGGCGTCGCCTCGGTGCGGATCGCCGCGAGCGACCGCGCCGACACCGTGGTCGAGGTCCGCCCCAGCAACGCCGACGACGAGTCCGACGTGCAGGCCGCCGCGCAGGTGCGCGTCGACTACACCGACGGCACGCTCCAGGTCACCGGACCGAGGCGCGCCTTCGACTTCTCGAAGAAGAGCAGGTCGGTGGACGTCACCATCGAGTTGCCGAGCGACTCCAAGCTGGCCGCGCACCTGCTGATGGGCGACGTCAGCGCCGCCGGCCGGCTCGGCGAGACCCGGGTGAAGACCACCGGCAACGTCCGGCTGGAGCAGACCGGGCCGCTGCGCCTGCACACCGGCGTCGGGCGGGTCAGCATCGACGGCGTCACCGGCGACGCGGAGATCTCCACCGGCTCCGGCGCCGTCCAGGTCGGCCGGGTCGAGGGTGCGGTGGCGGTGAAGAACTCCAACGGCGACACCACGATCGACGCGGCCACCGGCGACGTGCGGGTGCGCAACGCCAACGGCGGCATCGAGGTGACCCGCGCCGGCGCGGGCGTCGACGCGAAGACCTCCAACGGCGGCATCCGGATCGCCGAGGTGGTGCGCGGCTCGGTCGTACTCGGCACGGCCATGGGTGACCTGGACGTCGGTGTCGCCCAGGGCACTGCCGCCTGGCTGGAGGTCAACACCAGCTTCGGCCAGGTGCACAACCAACTGGAGAGCACCGCCCGGCCCGGCGGCGCCGAGCAGACCGTCGAGGTGCGCGGTCGCACCTCGTACGGCGACATCACCATCCACCGGTCCTGA
- a CDS encoding peptidase E → MPASEPTIVATSMGYFSRRRGPWDARPSQLFDHMAELAQAGDAPRVCYLGQAVGDQPTGLTVFYGAFANTRYRASHLALFPMPTVDDIRAHLLAQDIVWVGGGSVANLCAVWRVHGLPEILHECWQAGVVLGGVSAGSICWHAGGATDSYGPDLRAFTDGLGWLPYGNGVHYDSEEQRRPLMHRLVADGTLPTSHCTDDGVGLIYRGTRLAEAVADRPDVAAYELVRADDGTVRETRIEPRLLPAGPDGR, encoded by the coding sequence GTGCCCGCCTCTGAACCGACGATCGTCGCCACCAGCATGGGCTACTTCAGCCGGCGGCGAGGCCCGTGGGACGCCCGGCCAAGCCAGCTCTTCGACCACATGGCCGAGCTGGCGCAGGCCGGCGACGCGCCCCGGGTCTGCTACCTCGGCCAGGCCGTCGGTGACCAGCCCACCGGCCTCACCGTGTTCTACGGCGCGTTCGCGAACACCCGGTACCGCGCGTCACACCTGGCGCTCTTCCCGATGCCGACCGTCGACGACATCCGCGCCCACCTGCTCGCCCAGGACATCGTCTGGGTCGGCGGCGGCAGCGTGGCCAACCTGTGCGCGGTGTGGCGGGTGCACGGCCTGCCGGAGATCCTGCACGAGTGCTGGCAGGCCGGCGTGGTGCTCGGCGGGGTCTCCGCCGGCTCGATCTGCTGGCATGCCGGCGGCGCCACCGACAGCTACGGCCCCGACCTGCGGGCCTTCACCGACGGGCTGGGCTGGCTCCCGTACGGCAACGGCGTGCACTACGACAGCGAGGAGCAGCGCCGGCCGCTGATGCACCGGCTGGTCGCCGACGGGACGCTGCCGACCAGCCACTGCACCGACGACGGCGTCGGCCTGATCTACCGGGGCACCCGGCTGGCCGAGGCGGTGGCCGACCGACCCGACGTGGCCGCGTACGAGCTGGTGCGCGCCGACGACGGCACGGTGCGGGAGACCCGGATCGAGCCCCGGCTGCTGCCCGCCGGGCCGGACGGCCGGTAG
- a CDS encoding MarR family winged helix-turn-helix transcriptional regulator codes for MATDEVDAIVEQWRRERAGMRPEPMAVFGRIYRLARLVGDRQEKVYADWGIGRGEFDVLAALRRSGAPYTLAPKALTATLMLTSGGMTGRLDRLERAGLVRRAPDPADRRALRVSLTDAGRRVVEESAEAGLEVQRRILDALPAADQDRLADLLRTLLAAAEAAEPASDGAQ; via the coding sequence GTGGCAACGGACGAGGTCGACGCGATCGTCGAGCAGTGGCGCCGGGAACGGGCCGGCATGCGGCCCGAGCCGATGGCGGTCTTCGGTCGCATCTACCGGCTGGCCCGGCTGGTCGGCGACCGCCAGGAGAAGGTGTACGCCGACTGGGGCATCGGTCGCGGCGAGTTCGACGTGCTCGCCGCGCTGCGCCGCTCCGGCGCGCCGTACACCCTCGCGCCGAAGGCGCTCACCGCCACGCTGATGCTCACGTCCGGCGGGATGACCGGCCGGCTCGACCGGCTGGAGCGGGCCGGGCTGGTGCGCCGCGCGCCCGACCCGGCCGATCGGCGGGCGCTGCGGGTCAGCCTCACCGACGCCGGCCGCCGGGTGGTGGAGGAGTCCGCGGAGGCCGGGCTGGAGGTGCAGCGCCGGATCCTCGACGCGCTGCCGGCCGCCGACCAGGACCGGCTGGCCGACCTGCTGCGGACGCTGCTCGCCGCCGCCGAGGCGGCGGAACCGGCCTCGGACGGGGCACAATGA
- a CDS encoding succinate dehydrogenase/fumarate reductase iron-sulfur subunit — protein MGSKRQFRIWRGDETGGDLQDYTVEVNEGEVVLDVIHRLQATEAPDLACRWNCKAGKCGSCSMEINGKPRLGCMTRMSTFEEAETVTVTPLRTFPVIRDLVTDVSFNYEKARETPAFAPPADVAPGDYRMQQIDVERSQEFRKCIECFLCQNVCHVIRDHDENKPAFSGPRFFIRASELDMHPLDARTDRKEYAQSEMGLGFCNITKCCTEVCPEHIKITDNGIIPMKERVVDRRYDPLVWLGNKIFRRGQVPQTSATSGHSSGAVTSGAAHGGVHSHAGGSHDSGAERQAQQGVNWQREVPHPTAPAVDASGKLPLTELTFDRAAAPSPFGDDVEFPLPAEHLNFAHPQQDEPKH, from the coding sequence ATGGGAAGCAAGCGGCAGTTCCGCATCTGGCGGGGCGACGAGACCGGCGGCGACCTGCAGGACTACACGGTCGAGGTGAACGAGGGCGAGGTCGTCCTCGACGTCATTCACCGCCTCCAGGCCACCGAGGCGCCGGATCTGGCGTGCCGGTGGAACTGCAAGGCCGGCAAGTGCGGCTCCTGCTCGATGGAGATCAACGGCAAGCCGCGACTGGGCTGCATGACGCGGATGTCGACGTTCGAGGAGGCGGAGACCGTCACGGTCACCCCGCTGCGCACCTTCCCGGTGATCCGGGACCTGGTCACCGACGTCTCGTTCAACTACGAGAAGGCCCGGGAGACCCCGGCGTTCGCGCCGCCGGCCGACGTGGCGCCCGGCGACTACCGGATGCAGCAGATCGACGTGGAGCGGTCGCAGGAGTTCCGCAAGTGCATCGAGTGCTTCCTGTGCCAGAACGTCTGCCACGTGATCCGTGACCACGACGAGAACAAGCCGGCGTTCTCCGGTCCCCGGTTCTTCATCCGGGCCTCGGAGCTGGACATGCACCCGCTCGACGCGCGTACCGACCGCAAGGAGTACGCGCAGTCCGAGATGGGGCTCGGCTTCTGCAACATCACCAAGTGCTGCACCGAGGTCTGCCCCGAGCACATCAAGATCACCGACAACGGGATCATCCCCATGAAGGAACGGGTCGTCGACCGCAGGTACGATCCCCTTGTGTGGCTCGGTAACAAGATCTTCCGGAGGGGTCAGGTGCCTCAGACCAGCGCGACCAGCGGGCATTCCAGCGGTGCGGTGACCAGCGGCGCGGCCCATGGCGGCGTGCACTCGCACGCCGGCGGCTCGCACGACAGCGGCGCCGAGCGCCAGGCCCAGCAGGGCGTCAACTGGCAGCGCGAGGTGCCGCACCCGACGGCGCCGGCGGTCGACGCCAGCGGCAAGCTGCCGCTGACCGAGCTGACCTTCGACCGGGCCGCCGCGCCGTCGCCGTTCGGCGACGACGTGGAGTTCCCGCTGCCGGCCGAGCACCTCAACTTCGCCCACCCACAGCAGGACGAGCCGAAGCACTGA
- a CDS encoding PH domain-containing protein: MSGPTYDRKEQFQQIQSGLLPGEQIIAVYDAIGTGTGFIGLTDRRVIVQDRSFVGKKYAITSIPYSKITSVSVVSNKSWGGSFFSTGAIAVHVGTHSYEVEFRGADKSHHVHNVILHHIS, translated from the coding sequence ATGTCTGGCCCGACGTACGACCGCAAGGAACAGTTCCAGCAGATCCAGAGCGGCCTGCTGCCCGGTGAGCAGATCATCGCCGTCTACGACGCGATCGGCACCGGCACCGGCTTCATCGGCCTGACCGACCGGCGGGTGATCGTTCAGGACCGCTCGTTCGTCGGCAAGAAGTACGCCATCACGAGCATCCCGTACTCGAAGATCACCAGCGTGAGCGTGGTGAGCAACAAGTCCTGGGGCGGCTCGTTCTTCTCCACCGGGGCGATCGCCGTGCACGTCGGCACGCACAGCTACGAGGTGGAGTTCCGGGGCGCGGACAAGAGCCACCACGTGCACAACGTGATCCTGCACCACATCTCCTGA
- a CDS encoding DinB family protein, which yields MTSSEQLSEQLDWHWRRNLRPRLEGLTDEEYFWEPVRDCWSVRPRSTSAQPMPEGSGEWTMDHAFPEPVPAPVTTIAWRLAHIIVSCLGYRVGWYFGGPDVDSETFAYAGTADKALNQLDDMYRRWNAGVRGLSDADLENPPAVGPERFPMANRILHVNRELIHHGAEISLLRDLYRRQDGVRR from the coding sequence GTGACAAGTAGTGAGCAGCTCTCGGAGCAGTTGGACTGGCACTGGCGTAGGAACCTGCGGCCACGGCTGGAGGGTCTCACCGACGAGGAGTACTTCTGGGAGCCGGTGCGCGACTGCTGGAGTGTCCGCCCACGGAGCACGTCGGCCCAGCCGATGCCGGAAGGTTCCGGGGAATGGACGATGGACCACGCGTTCCCCGAACCGGTGCCAGCACCGGTGACCACGATCGCCTGGCGGCTGGCGCACATCATCGTCTCGTGTCTGGGCTACCGGGTCGGATGGTACTTCGGCGGCCCGGACGTCGACTCCGAGACATTCGCCTACGCGGGGACCGCTGACAAGGCGCTGAACCAGCTCGATGACATGTACCGGAGATGGAACGCGGGGGTTCGCGGCCTCTCGGACGCCGACCTGGAGAATCCACCCGCGGTCGGTCCCGAGCGGTTTCCCATGGCGAACAGGATCCTGCACGTCAACCGGGAGCTGATCCATCACGGCGCCGAAATCTCCCTGCTGCGCGACCTCTACCGTCGGCAGGACGGGGTCAGACGTTGA
- a CDS encoding (deoxy)nucleoside triphosphate pyrophosphohydrolase, which yields MRTERFSGSGQADRREPKVVVGAAIIVDGRVLACERAAPPEVAGRWEFPGGKVEPGETEPDALARECAEELGVRVAIGDRVGRDVRMAHGRSVLRVYAARLLHGDQPTALEHGDLRWLSATELDSVDWLPADVPIVSALRPLLAAS from the coding sequence GTGCGGACCGAACGGTTTAGCGGGAGCGGGCAGGCCGACCGGCGCGAGCCGAAGGTGGTCGTCGGGGCGGCGATCATCGTGGACGGCCGCGTCCTCGCCTGTGAACGCGCGGCGCCCCCCGAGGTGGCGGGCCGGTGGGAGTTCCCCGGCGGCAAGGTCGAGCCGGGGGAGACCGAGCCCGACGCGCTGGCCCGCGAGTGCGCCGAGGAACTGGGCGTCCGGGTCGCGATCGGCGACCGGGTCGGTCGGGACGTGCGGATGGCCCACGGCCGGTCCGTGCTGCGGGTCTACGCGGCCCGCCTGCTCCACGGCGACCAGCCGACCGCACTGGAGCACGGCGACCTGCGCTGGCTCTCCGCGACCGAGTTGGACAGCGTCGACTGGCTGCCGGCCGACGTGCCGATCGTCTCCGCGCTGCGCCCGCTGCTCGCCGCCTCCTGA
- a CDS encoding ribbon-helix-helix protein, CopG family, with translation MDLTSYVSNLGREFAALAEAGGEESRALVERLTGPLESAVRMTLLDALSAAADEITRELAPGSVELRLRGRDPDFVVSVPPAEPPHAAPEAGAAPDIDLPITEDGPVARINVRMPEQLKAAVEEAAAAEGRSVNAWLVRAAAAGLRGGDREPRPEPPHAGTRSRQRFTGWVH, from the coding sequence ATGGACCTGACCTCGTATGTGAGCAACCTCGGGCGGGAGTTCGCCGCGCTCGCCGAAGCCGGTGGTGAGGAGTCGCGTGCGCTGGTCGAGCGCCTGACCGGGCCGCTGGAGTCGGCGGTCCGGATGACCCTGCTGGACGCGTTGTCGGCCGCCGCCGACGAGATCACCCGGGAGCTGGCCCCGGGCTCGGTGGAACTGCGCCTGCGCGGTCGCGACCCGGACTTCGTCGTGTCGGTGCCGCCCGCCGAACCGCCCCACGCCGCGCCCGAGGCGGGCGCGGCGCCCGACATCGACCTGCCGATCACCGAGGACGGCCCGGTCGCCCGGATCAACGTCCGGATGCCCGAGCAGCTCAAGGCCGCGGTCGAGGAGGCCGCCGCAGCCGAGGGGCGTTCGGTCAACGCCTGGCTGGTCCGGGCCGCCGCCGCCGGCCTGCGCGGCGGCGACCGGGAGCCTCGTCCCGAGCCGCCCCACGCCGGGACGCGGTCCCGGCAGCGGTTCACCGGCTGGGTGCACTGA
- a CDS encoding ATP-binding cassette domain-containing protein has product MTTNQITVTGLRKSFGDHVVLDGIDLRIPEGTVFSLLGANGAGKTTTVKILSTLLSADAGEVRVAGHDLAREPDAVRAAIGVTGQFSAVDKLLTGAENLRLMADLHHLPREEGRRRAAGLLERFGLTEAAGKPASTYSGGMLRRLDLAMTLVGDPRVIFLDEPTTGLDPRSRRDMWQIVRDLVAGGVTIFLTTQYLEEADELADRIAVLDRGRVVAEGTPEELKRRIPGGHVRLRFADPRARDAAVRVLDRATRDGDALALRVPGDGSLRSLKALIGRLDDQGVEVDELSVHTPDLDDVFLALTGDPTDEKVTTS; this is encoded by the coding sequence GTGACCACGAACCAGATCACCGTCACCGGGCTGCGGAAGTCGTTCGGCGACCACGTCGTGCTCGACGGCATCGACCTGCGCATCCCCGAGGGGACCGTCTTCTCGCTGCTCGGCGCGAACGGCGCCGGGAAGACCACCACCGTGAAGATCCTCTCCACCCTGCTCTCCGCCGACGCCGGTGAGGTGCGGGTGGCCGGGCACGACCTGGCCCGCGAGCCGGACGCGGTACGCGCCGCGATCGGCGTCACCGGGCAGTTCTCCGCGGTGGACAAGCTGCTCACCGGCGCGGAGAACCTGCGGCTGATGGCCGACCTGCACCACCTGCCCCGGGAGGAGGGCCGGCGGCGCGCCGCCGGGCTGCTCGAACGGTTCGGCCTGACCGAGGCGGCCGGCAAGCCGGCGTCCACCTACTCCGGTGGCATGCTGCGGCGGCTCGACCTGGCGATGACGCTGGTCGGCGACCCGCGCGTGATCTTCCTGGACGAGCCGACCACCGGGCTGGACCCGCGCAGCCGCCGCGACATGTGGCAGATCGTCCGCGACCTGGTGGCCGGTGGCGTCACCATCTTCCTCACCACGCAGTACCTGGAGGAGGCGGACGAGCTGGCCGACCGGATCGCGGTCCTGGACCGCGGCCGGGTGGTCGCCGAGGGCACGCCCGAGGAGCTGAAGCGCCGCATCCCGGGCGGGCACGTCCGGTTGCGGTTCGCCGACCCGAGGGCTCGCGACGCGGCGGTACGCGTGCTCGACCGGGCCACCCGCGACGGCGACGCGCTCGCCCTGCGGGTGCCCGGCGACGGGAGCCTGCGCTCGCTCAAGGCGTTGATCGGCCGGCTCGACGACCAGGGTGTCGAGGTCGACGAGCTGTCCGTGCACACCCCCGACCTGGACGACGTCTTCCTCGCCCTCACCGGCGACCCCACCGACGAGAAGGTGACCACGTCATGA
- a CDS encoding SanA/YdcF family protein produces the protein MRGLIARGRAWRADHRRAVRLLRRLVLVAAAGVVLLAVATVASAVWIRGDARGHVFTAADVPDAPVALVLGAKVEADGTPSPFLAARLEIARQLFAAGKVEVVLVSGDHMDWDYDEPDAMRRWLVERGVPAEQVVLDHAGFDTYDSCARARRIFGVRRATVVTQSFHLPRAVALCRELGIETNGVGDDTVRRFDRQWRISTTREYGAGVKAAVDVLSGRDPVHLGRRETGVDDALRAG, from the coding sequence ATGCGGGGGTTGATCGCACGCGGGCGCGCCTGGCGCGCCGACCACCGGCGGGCCGTACGCCTGCTCCGCCGGCTCGTCCTGGTCGCCGCGGCCGGTGTGGTGCTGCTGGCCGTGGCGACCGTGGCCAGCGCGGTCTGGATCCGCGGCGACGCCCGGGGGCACGTGTTCACCGCCGCCGACGTGCCGGACGCGCCGGTGGCGCTGGTGCTCGGCGCCAAGGTGGAGGCGGACGGCACGCCCTCGCCGTTCCTGGCCGCCCGGTTGGAGATCGCCCGGCAGTTGTTCGCCGCCGGCAAGGTCGAGGTGGTGCTGGTCTCCGGCGACCACATGGACTGGGACTACGACGAGCCGGACGCGATGCGCCGCTGGCTCGTCGAGCGGGGCGTGCCGGCGGAGCAGGTGGTGCTCGACCACGCCGGCTTCGACACCTACGACTCGTGTGCCCGCGCCCGGCGCATCTTCGGCGTGCGGCGGGCCACCGTGGTCACCCAGTCGTTCCACCTGCCGCGCGCGGTGGCGCTCTGCCGGGAGTTGGGCATCGAGACCAACGGCGTCGGTGACGACACGGTCCGCCGGTTCGACCGGCAGTGGCGGATCAGCACCACCCGGGAGTACGGCGCCGGCGTGAAGGCCGCGGTGGACGTGCTCTCCGGGCGGGACCCGGTGCACCTCGGCCGCCGGGAGACCGGAGTGGACGACGCCCTGCGGGCCGGCTGA
- a CDS encoding 4a-hydroxytetrahydrobiopterin dehydratase → MRVLFSSRAKHDYLSDALALLSGWTREGEQIRRTLVLDDTQHAALTERVAVVADALRLRPDISRRADRTQIRLGHDDGEPLTEGEVLLAARIEDAVRAVTEH, encoded by the coding sequence ATGCGCGTGCTGTTCAGCAGCCGGGCGAAGCACGACTACCTCAGCGACGCGCTCGCTCTGCTGTCCGGATGGACGCGCGAGGGTGAGCAGATCCGCCGCACGCTGGTGCTCGACGACACCCAGCACGCCGCGCTCACCGAACGGGTGGCCGTGGTCGCCGACGCGCTGCGGCTGCGCCCCGACATCAGCCGGCGGGCCGACCGGACCCAGATCCGGCTGGGTCACGACGACGGCGAGCCGCTCACCGAGGGTGAGGTGCTGCTCGCGGCGCGCATCGAGGACGCGGTCCGCGCGGTCACCGAGCACTGA
- a CDS encoding ABC transporter permease, whose protein sequence is MSVSAPADLRFHPLHDSVTMLRRNLRRMLRYPSMTVMLVGMPVVFLLLFVYVLGGTLGAGLDGGVAGAGSRAAYANYVAPAIILMTVAATVQGTAISIAMDMTEGIIARFRTMHIARVSVLTGHVLGSMIQAAISLAVVIGVALLVGFRPTAGPAGWLGAVGLLAAVTFALVWLAVALGQVSESVETASNLPMPLILLPFLGSGFVPTDSMPAGLRWFAEYQPFTPIIESLRALLMAEPLGDDGWIALGWCAAIALGGYLWSRRLFNRESR, encoded by the coding sequence ATGAGCGTCTCCGCCCCCGCCGACCTCCGCTTCCACCCGCTGCACGACTCGGTGACGATGCTGCGGCGCAACCTCCGGCGCATGCTGCGCTACCCGTCGATGACCGTGATGCTGGTCGGGATGCCCGTGGTGTTCCTGCTGCTCTTCGTCTACGTGCTCGGGGGCACGCTGGGCGCCGGGCTCGACGGTGGGGTGGCCGGCGCAGGTTCGCGCGCCGCGTACGCCAACTACGTGGCGCCGGCGATCATCCTGATGACGGTGGCGGCCACCGTGCAGGGGACCGCGATCTCGATCGCCATGGACATGACCGAGGGCATCATCGCCCGGTTCCGCACCATGCACATCGCCCGGGTGTCGGTGCTGACCGGGCACGTGCTCGGCAGCATGATCCAGGCGGCGATCAGCCTGGCCGTGGTGATCGGCGTGGCGCTGCTGGTCGGCTTCCGGCCCACCGCCGGCCCGGCCGGTTGGCTGGGCGCGGTCGGCCTGCTCGCCGCGGTGACGTTCGCGCTGGTCTGGCTGGCCGTCGCGCTCGGTCAGGTGAGCGAGAGCGTGGAGACCGCGAGCAACCTGCCGATGCCGCTGATCCTGCTGCCGTTCCTCGGCAGCGGCTTCGTACCCACCGACTCGATGCCGGCCGGCCTGCGCTGGTTCGCGGAATACCAGCCGTTCACCCCGATCATCGAGAGCCTGCGCGCCCTGCTGATGGCGGAGCCGCTCGGCGACGACGGCTGGATCGCGCTCGGCTGGTGCGCGGCGATCGCGCTCGGCGGGTACCTCTGGTCCCGGCGGCTGTTCAACCGCGAGTCGCGCTGA
- the ychF gene encoding redox-regulated ATPase YchF: MSLTIGIVGLPNVGKSTLFNALTKNDVLAANYPFATIEPNVGVVGLPDERLGKLAEIFSSQKVLPAPVSFVDIAGLVRGASKGQGRGNAFLANIRDASAICQVVRAFSDPNVVHVDGKVSPADDIETINTELILADLQTLEKALPRLEKEAKLRKDRAAAVEAAKKAAEVLDQGITLYAGAAAAKVELEHLRELHLLTTKPFLYVFNVDEAELGNAEFLDELRGLVAPAEAVFMDAKIESELVDLPEDEARELLESIGQSEPGLDQLVRVGFRTLGLQTYLTAGPKEARAWTVPVGATAPEAAGVIHSDFQRGFIKAEVVSYHDLVAAGSMAAAKAAGKVRIEGKEYVMQDGDVVEFRFNV, from the coding sequence GTGAGTCTCACCATCGGCATCGTCGGCCTGCCCAACGTGGGCAAGAGCACCCTGTTCAACGCGCTGACCAAGAACGACGTGCTCGCCGCGAACTACCCGTTCGCCACCATCGAGCCGAACGTCGGCGTGGTCGGGCTCCCCGACGAGCGGCTCGGCAAGCTGGCGGAGATCTTCTCCTCGCAGAAGGTGCTGCCCGCGCCGGTCTCGTTCGTCGACATCGCCGGCCTGGTCCGGGGCGCCTCCAAGGGGCAGGGCCGCGGCAACGCGTTCCTGGCCAACATCCGCGACGCCTCGGCGATCTGCCAGGTGGTGCGCGCCTTCTCCGACCCGAACGTGGTGCACGTCGACGGCAAGGTCTCCCCGGCCGACGACATCGAGACGATCAACACCGAGCTGATCCTGGCCGACCTCCAGACGCTGGAGAAGGCGCTGCCCCGGCTGGAGAAGGAGGCCAAGCTCCGCAAGGACCGGGCCGCCGCGGTCGAGGCCGCGAAGAAGGCCGCCGAAGTGCTCGACCAGGGCATCACGCTGTACGCGGGCGCCGCCGCCGCCAAGGTCGAGCTGGAACACCTGCGCGAGCTGCACCTGCTCACCACCAAGCCGTTCCTCTACGTCTTCAACGTCGACGAGGCCGAGCTGGGCAACGCCGAGTTCCTCGACGAGCTGCGCGGCCTGGTCGCGCCGGCCGAGGCGGTCTTCATGGACGCCAAGATCGAGTCCGAGCTGGTGGACCTGCCCGAGGACGAGGCCCGTGAGCTGCTGGAGTCGATCGGGCAGTCCGAGCCGGGGCTGGACCAGTTGGTCCGGGTGGGCTTCCGGACGCTCGGGCTCCAGACGTACCTCACCGCCGGCCCCAAGGAGGCGCGGGCCTGGACCGTGCCGGTCGGGGCGACCGCGCCGGAGGCCGCCGGGGTGATCCACAGCGACTTCCAGCGCGGCTTCATCAAGGCCGAGGTGGTCTCCTACCACGACCTGGTCGCGGCCGGATCGATGGCGGCGGCGAAGGCCGCCGGCAAGGTCCGGATCGAGGGCAAGGAGTACGTCATGCAGGACGGCGACGTGGTGGAGTTCCGCTTCAACGTCTGA